A part of Deltaproteobacteria bacterium genomic DNA contains:
- a CDS encoding RES family NAD+ phosphorylase, translating to MNEPANPKAARRIDLISYHADVFRNFATLHPTQELTNDLAANPRDQEILKCFFYQGGEGQIRSKVERVLRKSERQIVQDEISAKFNPQNWYATRYSDGTWGLLYSAEWEITALKEAVFHMRAFYREELLKKEVTVDRCVVCLGLNSNSCADLTGDTTLERDKLISKDKSGYPYCQSLAQKLTGQGAELLRTPSARDSGGVCVPIFKRGVIHKDHGPMKYLKCVLSKEGTRIFGEDQWVPLEPDG from the coding sequence ATGAACGAACCCGCTAACCCTAAAGCCGCTCGAAGGATTGATCTGATTTCCTATCACGCTGATGTCTTTCGCAATTTCGCGACCCTCCACCCGACTCAAGAGCTGACCAATGATCTTGCGGCCAATCCGAGAGACCAAGAAATTCTCAAGTGTTTTTTTTATCAAGGGGGAGAAGGGCAGATCCGGTCAAAAGTCGAACGGGTCTTGAGAAAATCGGAGCGGCAGATTGTTCAGGATGAAATTTCAGCAAAATTTAATCCCCAAAACTGGTATGCAACCCGTTACTCGGACGGCACATGGGGGCTTCTCTATTCAGCCGAATGGGAAATCACCGCCTTAAAAGAGGCGGTATTTCACATGAGGGCATTTTATCGGGAGGAATTGTTGAAGAAAGAGGTGACCGTCGATCGTTGCGTGGTTTGTCTTGGCCTCAATTCCAACTCCTGTGCCGATTTGACCGGGGATACGACTCTCGAAAGGGACAAGCTCATCTCCAAAGACAAGTCTGGGTATCCCTATTGTCAAAGTCTCGCTCAAAAATTGACCGGGCAGGGAGCGGAACTCCTTCGAACTCCGTCCGCACGGGATTCCGGAGGGGTTTGCGTCCCGATTTTTAAGAGAGGAGTGATCCACAAAGATCACGGTCCCATGAAATATCTCAAATGCGTCCTTTCAAAGGAGGGGACAAGGATTTTTGGGGAAGATCAATGGGTGCCTCTCGAGCCAGACGGATAA
- the rsmA gene encoding ribosomal RNA small subunit methyltransferase A codes for MEQVKMPKKSLGQNFLIDPNYRRKIIETVSPSLNDEIVEIGPGRGILTSELVGRCRHLWLVEKDASLAAALKTTYSDEPKATVLTADFLELDLKEIWGEPPRQMEVVGNLPYNVASQIFIRLIENRLYFSDLYLMFQKEMARRFTAEPRTRDYGLLTLWAKIYTECKIAFHLPPTAFRPRPKVDSSFVHFKIREEPLIPDKEAPAFFGLLRLLFQQRRKTIASALKAKNISIQSKKIPPNARAEELSVEELIRLAREAPIDLPQKSLSPPLKGRI; via the coding sequence ATGGAACAGGTAAAAATGCCCAAAAAAAGCCTCGGCCAGAATTTCCTGATCGATCCCAACTACCGCCGGAAAATAATTGAAACGGTCTCCCCTTCGTTAAACGATGAAATTGTCGAGATCGGCCCCGGCCGGGGTATTCTGACCTCCGAGCTGGTGGGGCGATGCCGGCATCTGTGGCTTGTCGAAAAAGACGCCTCTTTGGCGGCCGCGCTTAAAACAACCTACAGCGACGAACCAAAGGCGACTGTTTTAACCGCCGATTTTCTTGAACTCGACCTCAAGGAAATTTGGGGGGAGCCGCCGCGTCAGATGGAGGTGGTGGGAAACCTCCCCTACAATGTCGCCTCGCAGATATTTATCCGGCTGATTGAAAACCGCCTCTATTTTTCCGATTTGTACCTGATGTTCCAGAAGGAAATGGCGCGGCGTTTTACGGCGGAGCCGCGGACAAGGGATTATGGGCTACTCACCCTTTGGGCAAAAATATACACCGAATGTAAAATCGCCTTCCATCTCCCCCCGACCGCCTTCCGCCCAAGGCCCAAGGTTGATTCGAGTTTTGTCCATTTTAAGATCAGGGAGGAGCCGCTGATCCCCGACAAGGAGGCGCCCGCCTTTTTTGGCCTTCTGCGCCTCCTTTTTCAGCAGAGGCGGAAAACGATCGCGTCGGCGCTCAAGGCAAAAAATATTTCCATTCAATCAAAGAAAATTCCGCCCAACGCGCGGGCGGAGGAGTTGAGCGTCGAGGAACTTATCCGTCTGGCTCGAGAGGCACCCATTGATCTTCCCCAAAAATCCTTGTCCCCTCCTTTGAAAGGACGCATTTGA
- the tsaD gene encoding tRNA (adenosine(37)-N6)-threonylcarbamoyltransferase complex transferase subunit TsaD: protein MSLILGIDTSCDETSAAVVANGTHILSNIVSSQVKLHAPHGGVVPELASRSHLEALPLVVRKALDEAHVALRDLTGIAVTSSPGLIGCLLVGLSYAKSLAYALKIPFTAVHHLTAHLFSPFLEHPPIFPCINLVVSGGHTALYHVKDFDRIECLGQTVDDAAGEAYDKTAKLLGVGYPGGPVIDRLAREGNPEAFSFTRARVKKGPYYFSFSGLKTAVALLVRAHQGTGDAEGGSRSSRSRAPSRRGRERETRRRQDPFPLDNQLVRDIAASFQREAVGALIEKVEQALDSYPAKVVLVSGGVACNSLLREKIRELALRRGIDYFIPSPLLCTDNGAMIAYVGARQIDHGLHSPLEANAYPSAPM, encoded by the coding sequence GTGGCCAACGGCACGCACATCCTCTCCAACATCGTCTCGTCGCAGGTAAAACTTCACGCCCCTCACGGCGGCGTCGTGCCGGAGTTGGCCTCCCGTTCGCATCTGGAAGCCCTTCCGCTGGTGGTCCGGAAGGCCCTGGATGAGGCGCATGTGGCGTTGCGCGATTTAACCGGCATCGCCGTCACCTCATCCCCCGGTCTTATCGGCTGTCTTTTGGTGGGGCTGTCTTACGCCAAATCGCTGGCCTACGCGCTTAAAATTCCCTTCACCGCCGTTCATCATTTAACGGCGCATCTTTTTTCCCCTTTTTTGGAGCACCCGCCGATCTTTCCCTGTATCAACCTCGTGGTTTCGGGGGGGCACACGGCGCTTTATCATGTAAAGGATTTCGACCGGATTGAATGTTTGGGGCAGACGGTGGACGATGCCGCCGGCGAGGCCTACGACAAAACGGCAAAACTTTTAGGCGTCGGCTATCCGGGAGGGCCGGTCATCGACCGGCTGGCCCGCGAGGGAAATCCGGAGGCCTTTTCGTTCACCCGCGCCCGCGTGAAAAAGGGGCCGTACTATTTCAGCTTTAGCGGCCTGAAAACAGCGGTGGCGTTGTTGGTTCGGGCTCATCAGGGAACGGGTGACGCCGAGGGAGGCTCACGCTCGAGCCGCAGTCGTGCTCCTTCACGACGAGGACGAGAGCGGGAAACCCGCAGGCGGCAGGACCCGTTCCCTTTAGATAACCAGTTAGTGAGAGACATCGCCGCCTCGTTTCAGCGCGAAGCGGTGGGGGCGTTGATTGAAAAAGTCGAGCAGGCGCTCGACTCCTATCCCGCCAAGGTGGTTCTTGTGAGCGGCGGTGTTGCCTGCAACTCCCTTTTGCGGGAGAAAATCAGGGAGCTTGCCCTCCGCCGCGGGATCGACTATTTTATTCCCTCGCCGCTTCTTTGCACCGACAACGGCGCCATGATCGCCTACGTCGGCGCCCGGCAGATTGACCACGGCCTTCACAGCCCGCTTGAGGCGAATGCATATCCCTCGGCGCCGATGTAG